Proteins encoded in a region of the Populus nigra chromosome 3, ddPopNigr1.1, whole genome shotgun sequence genome:
- the LOC133689741 gene encoding uncharacterized protein LOC133689741 isoform X2, with protein MPCLNISTNVNLDGVNTSAILSEASSQVAKIIGKPESYVMIVLKGSVPIAFGGTEQPAAYGELVSVGGLSGDVNKKLSSAIATILESKLSVPKSRFFLKFFDSKGSHFGWNGSTF; from the exons ATGCCTTGCTTGAACATTTCAACCAACGTTAATCTCGATGGCGTCAACACATCCGCCATCCTCTCTGAAGCCTCTTCTCAAGTGGCCAAAATCATCGGCAAACCTGAGTCc TATGTGATGATTGTGTTGAAGGGCTCAGTACCAATTGCATTTGGAGGAACTGAGCAGCCAGCAGCTTATGGTGAGTTGGTATCTGTTGGCGGCCTTAGCGGTGATGTGAACAAGAAACTGAGTTCTGCAATTGCTACCATTCTTGAGTCGAAGCTGTCGGTGCCCAAGTCACGgttcttcctcaaattttttGATTCCAAG GGATCCCACTTTGGATGGAATGGTTCCACCTTCTAA
- the LOC133689741 gene encoding uncharacterized protein LOC133689741 isoform X1, which translates to MPCLNISTNVNLDGVNTSAILSEASSQVAKIIGKPESYVMIVLKGSVPIAFGGTEQPAAYGELVSVGGLSGDVNKKLSSAIATILESKLSVPKSRFFLKFFDSKAHQSQEYAQCLHALHQQ; encoded by the exons ATGCCTTGCTTGAACATTTCAACCAACGTTAATCTCGATGGCGTCAACACATCCGCCATCCTCTCTGAAGCCTCTTCTCAAGTGGCCAAAATCATCGGCAAACCTGAGTCc TATGTGATGATTGTGTTGAAGGGCTCAGTACCAATTGCATTTGGAGGAACTGAGCAGCCAGCAGCTTATGGTGAGTTGGTATCTGTTGGCGGCCTTAGCGGTGATGTGAACAAGAAACTGAGTTCTGCAATTGCTACCATTCTTGAGTCGAAGCTGTCGGTGCCCAAGTCACGgttcttcctcaaattttttGATTCCAAG GCCCATCAAAGCCAAGAATATGCACAGTGTTTGCATGCTTTACACCAGCAGTAG